From the genome of Mucispirillum schaedleri ASF457:
AGCAGCAGGTGTAAAAATACAGAAAATGAGTATGCTTGGTGTTCCTATAACAGATGCACTTCTTTTGCAGTCAGCAGTAAATGTAACATCAAAGCCAGTATTTAATCCGCGTGCTGGCTATGTTGGTTTTGTAGCACCTGCAATCTATGCAATTATAGTTCAGCAGATTTTATTAATGGTTATACTGCTTGTTCATGCAGCAGGTTATGAAAGAGGTTACGGCTATCCAGAAAATACTTCTACATTTACAATACTTTGTGCAAAAATAACTGTGTATATGACAATTTTTGCAGCTGTTTTTTCATTTTTCTTTACAATAGGTCCTATGGTTTTTGGTATTCAGCTGCATAATTCTCTTTTAGAAGCAGTAATGTTTGCCATACCTTATGGTTTATCTATTGCTCTTTTTGGTATAACATTAAGTGTATTTGCCAGAGACAGGGATGCGGTGCTTTTAGTTATGCTTATGACTTCTATTCCGTTTGTTATGCTTGCAGGTTTTATATGGCCGCACTGGATGATGCCAGACTGGATAAAATATTTTTCTTATCTTATACCATCAACTCCGGGAGTAACAGGTTTCTTGTATATTCGTCAAATGGGGGCAGGTATAACAGATATTATGCCTAAGTATATTAATCTTTGGATACAGGTTGCAGTATATACTGTTACTGCGGTTATGGCAATCAGATGGCAGCAGAAACAAAAGCAGTTTTTGATTTAATTAAATTTTAAAAATAATATAATTGCAAAAATATTAAACTTATTATACAATACAATAAATATTTAGTAGGAGATGTTATGAAATATTTTAAATTATTACTTATTATTCTTATAATTGTTCCAGCTGCTGCTTTTGCTGTACCAAAAGATGTATTAAATGGCAAAGAGTTTACATCAGAAAAATACCCATCTATTTTAATTGGTTTTAAAAACGGTGGTGTATATGGCTATGCTCTTGTAAATACATATATGGGTACTTATGAAATTAAAGACAATAATAAAATCAAACTCAGCTATATGTCATATACGAAAATGGAAGGCACAAGAGAACAAAATGATGGTGAATATGAATATTTTAGCTATTTAAGAGAAGCAAAAACATACAGTTATGACAGCAAAACTGGTGTTTTAATTATTGATAAGATGAAATTTAGGCAGCGAAAATAGTTAAATAATTAATATTTTTAATCAGCCGCTTTATTTAAGAGCGGCTTTTTTTATATTGTGAATTTATCTAAAAGTTTTGTTCCAAAGTCATTTTAAGCCTGAATTTACGGGCAAAAAATCTATATAGTATGAGTTTCAATAACTATATATACTATTTTTATAATTGTTGCAGTTTGTATATTTTAGATACTTTGCTATAAATTAAGCGGAAGCAGGTTTAATAATGCAATGCAGGGACAGGAAGTCCCGTCTTTAGTGAGCGATAGCCGAACTTGTTTCGGCAGAGCGTGTTTTTTCAAATTCATGGACGAATTTGAAAATAAAGGACATTAATTAAGATACTTCGCTATATTTCAAGCTCAGTAAGACAGGTAAGCAGGTTTAATAATGCAATGCAGGGACAGGAAGTCCCGTCTTTAGTGAGCGATAGCCGAACTTGTTTCGGCAGAGCGTGTTTTTTCAAATTCATGGACGAATTTGAAAATAAAGGACATTAATTAAGATACTTCGCTATATTTCAAGCTCAGTAAGACAGGTAAGCAGGTTTAATAATGTAATGCAGGGACAGGAAGTCCCGTCTTTAGTGAGCGATAGCCGAACTTGTTTCGGCAGAGCGTGTTTTTTCAAATTCATGGACGAATTTGAAAATAAAGGACATTAATTAAGATACTTCGCTATATTTCAAGCTCAGTAAGACAGGTAAGCAGGTTTAATAATGTAATGCAGGGACAG
Proteins encoded in this window:
- a CDS encoding ABC transporter permease; protein product: MKNYLSILKLEYRRIIFDMLSITIIFVGTAFYSFYYPFPYENDIVRKMPVAIVDLDKSDLSSTVVTMLNNTESLKVMQYPSMEEAKKAVYLRDVFGIIYIPDEFYKQVAKGESPTVSVFADGSYFILYSTAITAATQIVLMTAAGVKIQKMSMLGVPITDALLLQSAVNVTSKPVFNPRAGYVGFVAPAIYAIIVQQILLMVILLVHAAGYERGYGYPENTSTFTILCAKITVYMTIFAAVFSFFFTIGPMVFGIQLHNSLLEAVMFAIPYGLSIALFGITLSVFARDRDAVLLVMLMTSIPFVMLAGFIWPHWMMPDWIKYFSYLIPSTPGVTGFLYIRQMGAGITDIMPKYINLWIQVAVYTVTAVMAIRWQQKQKQFLI
- a CDS encoding META domain-containing protein, with product MKYFKLLLIILIIVPAAAFAVPKDVLNGKEFTSEKYPSILIGFKNGGVYGYALVNTYMGTYEIKDNNKIKLSYMSYTKMEGTREQNDGEYEYFSYLREAKTYSYDSKTGVLIIDKMKFRQRK